Part of the Triticum urartu cultivar G1812 chromosome 2, Tu2.1, whole genome shotgun sequence genome, TCTCGAGTCATGTCGGCCGGGCGGCCATGCTGGGAGCACTGCCGCACCCGTGCTCGCGGCCCGCGCAGGTGCTCCACTCCGCTGCAAGCTGGGCTTGCTGAGGCTTGTTCGCTCCACGCCGAGCAGCCCTAAGCGTGGTGCAATGACGGCTCTGTCGTCCCTGTCGGCAAAACTGACATCGAACGTTTTGGTAGTTTTTAGCAACGAGAAACCCCTCGGCAGTTTTTTGTTGACGTTTTGAAAACTTTAGTTCAGCGGGACGCCAACCACAAATGTgatagttttttgttaaatactttTGATGAACTGGTGCTAGTGCTAGATTGGCGGCAACGTGGAACAACAAAAGAGTATGAGTGTGCGCTCATGGAACACGCTGTGCATGGCCGTGATACCTATAAAAATACTTGAAAGTTCAAACCCTACACTGTCAATCGAGATGCAGCCGTCAGCCATGATGCCATGGCGTGGACCTAGATCGCCTATAAATCCCAGTTGTCCTGCTGCATGCCTCCACGCAACAAGTTCCACCCAAGCTTCTTCTACTTCCTACCTGATCCAGACACCCGATGAAAGCCATGGACGCCGCCGGCAAGAGCTCCGTGACGTGCGTCGACTTCTGGGCCAACGGGTTTGGCATGCGGATGCGGATCGCGCTGCGCGAGGTAGGCGTGGCGTTCGAGTACGTCGAGGAGGACCTCCGCGTCTGCGAGAGGAGCGAATTGGTGCGGCGCATGAACCCCGTCCACCGCTCCGTGCCCATCCTGATCCACCGCGGCCGTCCGGTCTGCGGCTCCCTCAACATCCTGGAGTACATCGACGAGGTCTGGAGTGCACTGGGCGAGACCCGCCGCTTGCTCCCCGGCGACCCGGCGGACAGGGCggacgccagggttttcccagtcacgacgttgtaaaacgacggccagtgaattgtaatacgactcactatagggcgaattcgtgGGAAGATAATTTACGTGGATGACCTGGAAATTAGGTGTTCCCTGCTCAGACAAGGTTCCTGAAGAGCAAGGGTGAGGAGAAATACGCGGCCAAGGAAGAGCTGGTTGAGCAACTCAAACGCCTAGATGAGGTGCTCGGGGACAAGGCATTTTTTTCTGGTGACGCATTTGGGTTCTTGGACGTCGTCCTCATCCCATTTTCAAGCATGTTCCGTGGGTACGAGCAGCATGGAGGGTTTGACCTCGAGGTGGAGTGCCCCAACCTCATGCGATGGGTGAAGAGGTGTAAGGAGAGGGAGAGCGTAAGAGCTGTTCTTCCGGATGAGACGAAGATGTACGAATTACACAAGGAGTGGTACGGTATTGAGTAAAGAAGCCGGCTTCAGTAGCTGCAttattcctgaatttatttcagtATTTTCGGCGATGCGTTTTTAGTGAGAGGAGATGTTCCCGTCGACGAcaaggcgcctacggtgacttcgtaaatcttaagatgatatgccggctcggtctctcggaggtgctcatagggatagggtgtgcgtgcgtgcgttcatagaggtgagtgtatgcgcgtgtatatgagcgcttgtgtctgtactgatgctcaaaaaagTAGCTGCAGCTGAATTAATCTAGCCCTCTACGTATGAGCAGTTAAAATTTGCCTCCCAAATAAATATTGTCGTTAAATACAAATTTGCCTCCCAAATAAATATTGTCGTTAAATACATGGTGAATTTGTATTGTGTATTTGTTAGGCATAGTTAATATCGATGTTTTTCCCTTTAAACTAGATCAATTTTTCTTTTGTGATGGTAATAGGGTGTTTTATTTCAAACTCACAGAATTACAATCCTTAGCAACAAGTTCAGAAATAAAAGTAGGGGATTGGTTAAGCCAGCACGCAGTGCTATCCCCAGATCTACCAAAATTTGCTAAGCAATGTGCAACTTTGTTTTGATCACGAGAAACTTTAACACGAACAAACACCCTATTTGCTAGTAAACCTTTGatttctgcaaagaaatgaccATATGCTGATCTATCCAGTGAATCATTAGACAGTGTTGATAAAGCTACCGAACAATCATATTGTAGCTGAACTGGTCGATTGGACCGCTGAATCGCGAGACTTACTCCTTCCATAATCGCATGTAACTTTGCTTCCAGCGCCTCATTACAGTGATAAATGCGTCGGTAAGCCGCAAAAGTAACACCACCCTTGTCATCACGTAAAACCATACCCGAAGACAGCAGGAGTGGTACGGTATTGAGTAAAGAAGCCGGCTTCAGTAGCTGCAttattcctgaatttatttcagtATTTTCGGCGATGCGTTTTTAGTGAGAGGAGATGTTCCCGTCGACGAcaaggcgcctacggtgacttcgtaaatcttaagatgatatgccggctcggtctctcggaggtgctcatagggatagggtgtgcgtgcgtgcgttcatagaggtgagtgtatgcgcgtgtatatgagcgcttgtgtctgtactgatgctcaaaaaagTAGCTGCAGCTGAATTAATCTAGCCCTCTACGTATGAGCAGTTAAAATTTGCCTCCCAAATAAATATTGTCGTTAAATACAAATTTGCCTCCCAAATAAATATTGTCGTTAAATACATGGTGAATTTGTATTGTGTATTTGTTAGGCATAGTTAATATCGATGTTTTTCCCTTTAAACTAGATCAATTTTTCTTTTGTGATGGTAATAGGGTGTTTTATTTCAAACTCACAGAATTACAATCCTTAGCAACAAGTTCAGAAATAAAAGTAGGGGATTGGTTAAGCCAGCACGCAGTGCTATCCCCAGATCTACCAAAATTTGCTAAGCAATGTGCAACTTTGTTTTGATCACGAGAAACTTTAACACGAACAAACACCCTATTTGCTAGTAAACCTTTGatttctgcaaagaaatgaccATATGCTGATCTATCCAGTGAATCATTAGACAGTGTTGATAAAGCTACCGAACAATCATATTGTAGCTGAACTGGTCGATTGGACCGCTGAATCGCGAGACTTACTCCTTCCATAATCGCATGTAACTTTGCTTCCAGCGCCTCATTACAGTGATAAATGCGTCGGTAAGCCGCAAAAGTAACACCACCCTTGTCATCACGTAAAACCATACCCGATCCTGCAGCTCCGTCTTCCGCACAATAAGAACCATCAATAAGAGAGAGCTACCCACCCCGGCGGAGGAGCCGGCCAACGAAGGCATGGCGACCTTGGCGATGACGACCGAATTTTCTCAATCACCGGTTCCATCAACATTGGAACCTTACCTTCCATCACCTCTTCCACACCCATGCATCCTAATTGTAGCAAAGAGTTAAAATAGCTGCATAGATAATCACACGACACCTCCGCAGGTGGAATAGATTTCACATGCATGACTTCATTACGTAAATGCCAAACCCTCAAGAGCACCATAATGATCATGTCCCGGACATTGCTCTGCTGACCAGCAAGCAAGTGAAGAAACCATCCATCACTCGTACATCAATATCATACCTATTCGGCAATGGCCAACAGTCCTTCATCGCGTCCCATAAGCTTGCCGCATTGGGACAGACTAGTAAAGCATGAAATGATGATTCATCTTCTCGCCCACACATTCCACAGGTTGCCCTTGTACTAATATGACGTCGATTCCTTTCTGAGTTAGTTGCTAGTGTACCAGCAATTACCTTCCATACAAAAACTTTCATCTTAGGAAGAACCAAGGCATGCCATACAATATTCCACATACCACGTTCACCACCAGAACATGTGCTGCTTGCTCCTTGTGAGAAACGGTTCATATGCTAACCCATAGCTAAATGACAGGCGCTCCTAACAGTGAAAGAGCCCGATTTCTCAAAAGGCCAAGCAATAAAATATTCCCGCTGTCTTGGCGATGTACGAATTTTCAAAATAGCTTCAACGTAAacatgacagaattttttttccaATAAATTTACCTTCCATGCATCATTGGCATCCAGAAAATCAGAACCTTTGTTTAGGCGACAATTTCTTTTAGGGGAAATAGGTGTAAAAGGACACTCGTAGGAATCCATGGATCTCGCCAAGTTCGAATAAGTTTACCATTGCCGACTCGCCAGATCATACCTTTTTTCACCAAGTTCAACCCATGTCCGACACCCTTCCAAACTGCTGACGAGTTACTCGGAAAAACTGTATCCAATAGATTCCCATTTGGATAATATTTAGCCCGTAGCAGTCTTGCACAAAGCGATTCAGGTGCAACAAGGAGTCGCCAGGCTTGTTTAGCAAGCAAAGCCTTATTAAACGCCCTCATATCCCTGAATCCCATCCCTCCTTTGGGTTAAGGTAGAACCAATTTATCCCATGCCATCTAAGCCATATTTTTCTTACCATTTTCCACGCCCCACCAGTACTGTCTCATCAACTTTGACAAATCATCACATACCGAGAAAGGAAGTTTGAAAACACTCATTACATAGGTGGGGATGGTCTGGGCTACAGATTTGATCAAAACTTCTT contains:
- the LOC125534556 gene encoding glutathione S-transferase U20-like; translated protein: MKAMDAAGKSSVTCVDFWANGFGMRMRIALREVGVAFEYVEEDLRVCERSELVRRMNPVHRSVPILIHRGRPVCGSLNILEYIDEVWSALGETRRLLPGDPADRADARVFPVFPAQTRFLKSKGEEKYAAKEELVEQLKRLDEVLGDKAFFSGDAFGFLDVVLIPFSSMFRGYEQHGGFDLEVECPNLMRWVKRCKERESVRAVLPDETKMYELHKEWYGIE